From Novipirellula artificiosorum, the proteins below share one genomic window:
- a CDS encoding DUF58 domain-containing protein — protein sequence MTPKLGRWLGISLRQLIALLMFPVRVMLAIRRSATAASVTLLLVGILSLNILWGYPWIGLFAACVSTMTIGWGVNWWMSPRLKIGFSLPPCVEAGQVFSVRIHLRNRRSLPALQLTSGFVASETRSLFRQRRLFRKSRFGVHNRYESFELQSDNVSVPVIGPHELVSIEASLRFSDRGVQRLPRVRVRSLFPFCLFKSSAIFPSGATIAVSPRLLSESDDAVASGQLSELSRWARRFKASEAYDYAGSREYEVGMPVRRWDFASWARLGRPIVREFHSPGVRTAILFVDTAPSDAAKGTQRDEGVERVLSFAATAVTELRQRAIQVQMMITGEEVLSNRTRSSHHASDLQDLLIRLAKAKYTMRSESDKLYRDLMQAMPNQALLVLTSRQDFAPELQSASCKFFRVDMPHADPAPSTARVRNNASRREAPV from the coding sequence ATGACTCCCAAGCTTGGGCGATGGCTGGGAATCTCGTTGCGGCAGCTGATCGCCCTCTTGATGTTTCCTGTGCGTGTGATGCTTGCCATTCGGCGTTCGGCAACCGCGGCATCGGTCACACTGCTGTTGGTCGGGATTTTATCCCTCAACATCTTATGGGGATATCCTTGGATTGGTCTGTTTGCCGCCTGTGTGTCCACAATGACGATCGGATGGGGTGTGAATTGGTGGATGTCACCGCGGCTGAAGATTGGTTTCAGCTTGCCCCCTTGTGTCGAAGCGGGCCAAGTCTTTTCCGTTCGGATCCACCTCCGAAATCGTCGCTCCTTGCCGGCGTTACAGTTGACCTCGGGCTTTGTTGCTAGCGAGACTCGATCGCTGTTTCGGCAACGTCGGTTGTTTCGCAAATCGAGATTCGGTGTTCACAACCGCTACGAAAGTTTTGAATTGCAATCCGATAACGTATCGGTACCGGTCATCGGGCCACACGAACTGGTTTCGATTGAGGCGTCGCTCCGATTTTCTGATCGTGGCGTTCAGAGATTGCCACGCGTCCGAGTCCGCTCGTTGTTCCCCTTTTGCTTGTTCAAATCTTCGGCGATTTTTCCTAGCGGTGCGACGATCGCAGTTTCGCCGCGATTGTTGAGTGAGTCCGATGACGCGGTCGCGAGCGGACAATTGTCGGAACTATCTCGGTGGGCGAGACGATTTAAGGCAAGTGAAGCCTATGACTACGCAGGCAGCCGCGAATACGAGGTCGGAATGCCCGTTCGCCGTTGGGATTTTGCCTCTTGGGCGCGACTGGGCCGTCCAATCGTGCGCGAATTCCATTCGCCGGGTGTCCGTACGGCCATCCTGTTCGTCGACACCGCTCCGAGCGACGCGGCGAAAGGGACACAACGGGACGAGGGGGTCGAACGTGTCTTGTCGTTTGCCGCAACCGCCGTTACCGAACTTCGCCAGCGTGCAATTCAAGTGCAAATGATGATCACGGGAGAGGAGGTACTATCGAATCGTACTCGATCATCCCATCATGCCAGCGACTTGCAAGACTTACTGATCCGTTTGGCGAAGGCGAAATATACGATGCGTTCGGAATCCGACAAGCTTTATCGAGATTTGATGCAAGCGATGCCGAATCAAGCTCTACTGGTGCTGACTTCAAGACAAGATTTTGCACCCGAACTGCAATCGGCCAGCTGCAAGTTTTTTCGCGTCGACATGCCGCATGCTGATCCCGCCCCCTCAACGGCCCGCGTTCGAAACAACGCGTCTCGACGTGAAGCCCCTGTTTGA
- a CDS encoding AAA family ATPase, with the protein MSVPTPVAVPAHPDVLLAKIDLVRQSLQGIILGKSDVIDAVLTALLAEGSVLLEDVPGVGKTTLAKSLARLIHLEFQRIQCTPDLLPADILGSSVFRPSSGTFEFRSGPIFSNLLIADEINRASPRTQSALLEAMAESQVTIDGTRYPLKRPFIVLATQNPTGFEGTFLLPESQLDRFLMRLSMDYPDTESEIDLLLEQASHDPAQGLQPVMSQDELLALQSFVRHVKVDRKAAAYIVAIASATRTDTRLRVGCSPRGSKMLLRAAQARAVLMGRDFVLPDDIQLLAPAVLSHRVSPRNALASSSETTQTIHELVRTIEVPA; encoded by the coding sequence ATGTCTGTTCCAACTCCCGTTGCCGTTCCCGCTCATCCGGACGTGCTATTGGCAAAAATTGATTTGGTGCGTCAATCGCTCCAGGGAATCATTCTTGGAAAAAGCGATGTCATCGATGCAGTGTTGACCGCACTGTTGGCCGAGGGTTCGGTGTTGTTGGAGGACGTACCGGGTGTGGGAAAGACAACGCTTGCAAAATCGCTCGCCCGCCTGATCCACTTGGAATTCCAGCGAATTCAGTGCACGCCTGATTTGTTGCCAGCAGACATCTTGGGTAGCAGTGTCTTTCGGCCCTCTTCGGGAACGTTCGAGTTCCGCTCGGGACCGATTTTTAGTAACTTGCTCATCGCCGATGAGATCAACCGCGCGTCCCCTCGGACTCAAAGCGCCTTGCTCGAAGCAATGGCTGAATCGCAAGTGACCATTGATGGCACCCGATACCCGCTGAAACGGCCGTTCATTGTACTGGCCACCCAAAATCCGACCGGTTTCGAAGGCACGTTTTTATTGCCGGAATCGCAACTCGACCGCTTCTTGATGCGGTTGTCGATGGATTACCCGGACACGGAAAGTGAAATCGACTTGTTGCTTGAGCAGGCTTCCCATGATCCCGCACAGGGTCTCCAGCCGGTGATGTCGCAAGACGAATTGCTTGCGCTTCAATCGTTTGTTCGGCATGTCAAAGTGGACCGCAAAGCCGCGGCGTACATTGTCGCGATCGCATCGGCAACACGAACCGATACGCGACTTCGCGTCGGGTGCAGTCCGCGCGGATCGAAGATGCTGCTCCGCGCCGCTCAGGCACGAGCGGTGCTAATGGGACGCGACTTTGTGCTTCCCGATGACATCCAACTTCTTGCACCCGCGGTGTTGTCGCATCGCGTTTCACCCCGAAACGCTCTGGCCTCTTCATCAGAAACCACTCAAACGATTCATGAGCTTGTCCGAACGATCGAGGTGCCGGCATGA
- a CDS encoding DEAD/DEAH box helicase family protein: MMPEIRFAGQLRPSQKEVVEVASRQLNAGQRRLHIVAPPGSGKTVIGLYIWAELVGTPALVLSPNSAIQAQWVTRTDLFKHRSVDDLQSLISTSADFPGRLTSLTYQSVTMPARSTEWDQQRAIDLWTQTLLEKDQAQDATEAEVWIDDLRRHNPEYFNERLSGYRKRIRDDDAIGGLAMSLLHRSCIDTLVRLRETGVGLLILDECHHLMGHWGRVLSEASEYLGDPIIVGLTATPPDRSNRKQEDIKRYDRFFGPIDYDVPVPAVVKDGFLAPYQDLAYFVRPTEKELDFIAGVDNQFASLLDQLCSPPLGESPSSRESLIDWLVRVLRDKQLPVGQAADWRSFYVRDREFAESAVAFLQSRSIEIPADVPPPLQVESVSMDQWGTLIDRYTRHYLRRSPHPEDHRMAEVAVDRLRMLGVQITETGIRACASPVSRVIAYTRSKSAAVAKLLRREMEILGDETRAVVIADYEKSSAISADVADVLDAEAGGAVAAFRTLVDDMQTNDLDPVLITGSTVLVDGDLVHRIMRDAASWLQRRSIEVELNETRQGNFYEINGRGSDWCPRVYVEMITELFQHGVTRCLVGTRGLLGEGWDANTVNVLIDLSTVTTSMTVKQLRGRSLRLNPNEPRKVANNWDIVCIAPEHTNGLADYHRFIKKHETIFGICDDGAIEKGGGHVHAAFTTQRPEWVDGNVDELNHDMMDRAARRDEIYNLWRIGKPYNAEPVHAIEVASRRPNLTLGYPPFQGSRSAWDLQSIVLAISRSVLLALRENQMIGSESILRVAIRDGGYVRVFLERAIPSDAKIFATAVRETLCPIDQPRYLIPRSVDIPVDTMVRRWLPNFISRFFERRIRKTAMLHAVPSCLATRRELVAVFQRHWNANVSPGEAVFVKNEKGEQMLATAIRDDLTPTTLVHEKELFF; the protein is encoded by the coding sequence ATGATGCCCGAGATTCGTTTCGCCGGTCAATTGCGACCGAGTCAAAAAGAGGTGGTCGAAGTCGCAAGCCGGCAACTCAATGCGGGCCAAAGACGACTGCATATCGTTGCGCCGCCTGGAAGCGGCAAGACCGTGATCGGATTGTACATTTGGGCCGAATTGGTGGGTACACCCGCCCTGGTCTTGTCGCCCAACTCCGCGATCCAGGCTCAATGGGTCACTCGCACCGATCTGTTCAAGCACCGCAGCGTTGACGACTTGCAGTCGCTGATCAGCACATCGGCCGATTTTCCCGGAAGGTTGACATCGTTGACGTACCAATCGGTGACGATGCCCGCTCGGTCCACCGAGTGGGACCAGCAACGGGCAATTGATCTGTGGACGCAGACCTTGCTGGAAAAAGACCAAGCCCAAGATGCAACCGAAGCGGAAGTGTGGATCGATGACCTGCGACGGCACAATCCCGAGTATTTCAACGAGCGATTGTCAGGCTACCGAAAGCGAATTCGCGATGACGATGCGATCGGAGGACTGGCCATGTCGTTGCTCCATCGATCGTGTATCGACACATTGGTCCGGCTGCGCGAGACCGGGGTGGGACTGCTCATCTTGGATGAGTGCCATCATTTGATGGGTCATTGGGGACGGGTTTTGTCCGAGGCGAGCGAATACCTCGGTGACCCCATCATCGTTGGCTTAACGGCGACGCCACCCGATCGATCCAATCGAAAGCAGGAGGACATCAAGCGATACGATCGTTTCTTTGGACCGATTGACTATGACGTTCCGGTGCCAGCGGTCGTGAAGGACGGTTTTCTGGCCCCGTACCAAGATCTCGCCTACTTCGTTCGTCCCACCGAAAAGGAATTGGATTTTATTGCAGGTGTGGACAACCAATTCGCCTCCCTGCTGGACCAGCTTTGCAGTCCCCCGTTGGGCGAGTCACCCAGCTCGCGAGAATCGCTGATCGATTGGCTGGTCCGTGTGCTCCGAGACAAACAGTTGCCCGTCGGACAAGCTGCGGATTGGCGATCGTTTTATGTGCGGGATCGTGAGTTTGCAGAATCGGCCGTCGCGTTTCTACAGTCCCGTTCCATTGAGATCCCGGCGGACGTCCCACCTCCATTGCAAGTCGAATCGGTCAGCATGGATCAATGGGGCACGCTGATCGATCGCTACACGCGTCACTACCTTAGACGATCGCCCCATCCCGAGGATCACCGAATGGCTGAGGTCGCGGTGGATCGACTAAGGATGCTTGGAGTTCAGATCACCGAAACCGGCATTCGTGCTTGTGCATCCCCGGTATCGCGCGTCATCGCGTACACGCGTAGCAAGTCTGCTGCCGTTGCGAAGCTGCTTCGCCGTGAAATGGAGATCCTTGGCGACGAGACGCGAGCCGTCGTGATCGCGGACTACGAAAAATCGTCGGCGATCTCAGCGGATGTGGCTGACGTGCTCGACGCAGAAGCGGGCGGCGCGGTTGCTGCGTTCCGAACCCTTGTCGATGACATGCAAACCAATGATCTTGACCCCGTGTTGATTACCGGATCGACCGTCTTGGTCGACGGCGACTTGGTTCACCGGATAATGCGTGACGCGGCCAGCTGGCTACAACGACGTTCGATCGAGGTCGAATTAAACGAAACGCGTCAAGGCAACTTCTACGAGATCAATGGCCGAGGCAGCGATTGGTGCCCGCGAGTCTACGTGGAAATGATCACTGAATTGTTTCAGCACGGCGTCACACGCTGCTTGGTGGGAACGCGCGGTTTACTTGGCGAGGGATGGGATGCGAATACGGTGAATGTTCTGATCGACCTATCCACGGTGACGACATCAATGACCGTCAAGCAATTGAGGGGTCGTTCCCTTCGATTGAATCCCAACGAACCGCGGAAGGTTGCGAACAATTGGGACATCGTATGCATCGCACCCGAACACACCAACGGTCTGGCGGATTACCACCGATTCATCAAGAAACACGAAACGATCTTTGGAATCTGTGACGACGGAGCCATTGAAAAAGGGGGCGGCCACGTTCATGCGGCCTTCACAACGCAGCGTCCTGAATGGGTCGACGGAAACGTGGACGAATTGAACCACGACATGATGGACCGCGCTGCTCGCCGGGACGAAATCTACAATCTGTGGCGGATCGGCAAACCCTACAATGCGGAACCCGTTCATGCGATCGAAGTAGCATCGCGTCGCCCAAATTTGACTCTTGGCTATCCGCCTTTTCAAGGCAGCCGCTCGGCATGGGATTTACAATCGATTGTTTTGGCGATCAGTCGTTCCGTGCTATTGGCGCTTCGTGAAAACCAAATGATTGGATCCGAGTCGATCCTCCGTGTTGCGATCCGCGACGGAGGCTACGTGCGTGTGTTCTTGGAACGGGCAATACCATCCGATGCCAAGATCTTCGCCACCGCGGTACGCGAAACGCTCTGCCCGATTGATCAACCCCGATACCTGATTCCTCGCAGCGTTGACATTCCGGTCGATACGATGGTTCGCAGATGGCTCCCAAACTTCATCAGCCGATTCTTTGAACGCCGGATTCGCAAAACGGCGATGCTGCACGCCGTGCCTTCCTGCCTGGCGACTCGACGCGAGTTGGTTGCGGTGTTTCAGCGGCACTGGAATGCAAACGTCAGCCCCGGTGAAGCCGTCTTCGTCAAAAATGAGAAAGGGGAGCAAATGCTCGCGACTGCCATCCGTGACGACCTGACTCCCACGACCCTGGTCCATGAAAAGGAGTTGTTTTTCTAG
- a CDS encoding 6-phosphofructokinase, with the protein MRSISKKCIGVLTSGGDCPGLNAVIRGVVKSSNQLGYDCVGFLQGYEGLHDPVRYKTLTPKNTTGILNQGGTILGSTNKGRFAATVGVSDRVEIDPELLAGVKTTVEQLGIEGLVCVGGDGSLAIAQQFHEYGIPVVGVPKTIDNDLSSTAFTFGFDSAIECATNALDRLHTTAASHGRIMVLEVMGRHAGWIALHAGIAGGGDVILLPEIPWTWENVCHKVLSRESQGKQFTLVVVAEGAALPDGRGVGKEQSGRQAQLGGIGQIVAEEIERRLQRETRVCVLGHLQRGGAPTTFDRVLATQYGAHAVRLIVEGKLGEMVCYQPPDIMSVPITEAVNQLRQVDPNSSAVQAARALGISFGNSTADSSPFAFRSATDHRSGQGLSRRETVETDAAFALDLVEAATEEALA; encoded by the coding sequence ATGAGATCCATATCCAAAAAATGCATTGGTGTCTTGACGAGCGGGGGCGATTGCCCAGGGCTCAACGCGGTGATTCGCGGTGTTGTCAAATCGTCAAACCAACTCGGTTATGATTGTGTCGGTTTTTTGCAGGGGTACGAAGGCTTGCATGATCCGGTCCGTTATAAAACGTTGACACCCAAAAATACCACCGGGATCTTGAACCAAGGCGGCACGATCCTGGGGTCGACCAACAAGGGACGATTCGCAGCGACCGTAGGCGTGTCGGATCGAGTCGAGATTGATCCTGAATTGCTCGCAGGCGTGAAAACGACTGTTGAGCAACTGGGGATTGAGGGGTTGGTCTGTGTCGGAGGCGACGGGTCACTGGCGATCGCACAACAATTCCACGAGTATGGAATTCCAGTGGTGGGCGTTCCAAAAACCATCGACAATGATCTGTCATCCACGGCATTCACCTTTGGTTTTGATAGTGCGATCGAGTGCGCGACCAACGCGCTCGACCGACTGCATACGACGGCGGCAAGTCACGGCCGAATCATGGTCTTGGAAGTGATGGGACGTCATGCCGGCTGGATCGCCCTGCATGCGGGAATCGCAGGGGGCGGAGACGTGATCTTGCTGCCGGAGATCCCTTGGACCTGGGAAAACGTCTGCCACAAGGTGCTTTCACGGGAAAGCCAAGGCAAGCAGTTTACGTTAGTGGTCGTCGCGGAAGGTGCTGCCTTGCCGGATGGCCGTGGCGTGGGCAAAGAACAATCCGGCCGGCAAGCCCAACTTGGTGGGATTGGGCAAATCGTGGCCGAAGAAATTGAGCGGAGGCTTCAACGCGAAACCCGTGTCTGTGTCCTCGGTCATCTCCAACGGGGCGGTGCACCGACAACATTTGACCGAGTTCTCGCGACTCAGTACGGTGCCCATGCCGTGCGATTGATCGTTGAAGGTAAACTTGGTGAAATGGTCTGCTATCAACCACCAGACATCATGAGCGTTCCGATCACCGAGGCCGTGAATCAACTGCGTCAAGTGGATCCTAATAGTTCCGCAGTGCAGGCGGCTCGCGCCTTGGGGATCAGTTTCGGCAACAGTACCGCAGATTCCAGCCCGTTTGCTTTCCGATCCGCAACGGATCATCGTAGCGGCCAAGGGCTGAGCCGTCGCGAAACCGTCGAAACCGATGCCGCCTTTGCGCTCGATCTTGTTGAAGCGGCAACCGAAGAAGCCTTGGCGTAG
- a CDS encoding secretin N-terminal domain-containing protein — translation MSVLRSFFLLLVCLVFTAWIHPASGLAQAPSRPVSSAAAIRMAPGVKPPGAMPPGAMPPGANPGQAGAENKGDEGKEETKKPEGPEPKVIRRDQNEDEDADPEELRATVGEDGRVAFQFRNQPWVGLVQWLAEISNKPLDWLELPGDRVNLSSPGRYTVAETRDLFNRYLLARGYVILELDGGLTVAKTESINPAIVPRVDPESLDTLSPHTFVRTSLDVAWLSAEKLSEELKPMISSNGRLTALTTTNRIEVMDAAINVQQIANLLLQERSIDSREALAPEFKLRYLPAEEAKKMLEEFLGVEKKSAAPMTPQQMQMMQQMRQRSGGEAPPTPEKKTEISIVANTRQNSVIIRAPEDRVMIASEFIKRIDVPSQSVASLSDIESRIQVYRLASLDPEKLVDIVGEMNILEPSTRIRVDEDNNALIVSGSPADRFIIQSLIERLDGSGRSFQVLQLRRLDAGEVTESIAFLMGQKNEDDKNSRNQRYSWYGYGNEEEEEDKDEFRVAANSRYRQVLLWANPMEMEQVESLLIKLGELPPPGGSDRTIRVIDASATPETLEYLKRLKRQWSQLAPNPLELPETEDFIDPNRSPTSDDSDATDTEEVNEVAKEADLANSGAQRGYRLTAMQSPELAPEQPTPSENPTDEAPPIRSSRDFDRMFGDVKKVPNANSAAGPPAAVRIELDPSGNLVLSSSDTKALDRLEDLMLQISPPKRPYHVFKIKHATAYWMRLNLEEYFEDEDEKKDSASDSFYRYYWDIDSDTSDDGPTGLGKGNKMRFIDDADTSTLVVTGATSDQLRTIADLIDLWDTEEPANKRKSRYTKLVSIRFGKADKIAETVKEAYRDLLSSNDKTFQGGGKQGASGGPGNGAQKNRDGGGSGFVETEGGRDGGGADFSFKGKLSLGVDSVGNSLLVSTEGEPLLELVCEMIEKLDDAARPSGEVQVVELPAEISGESLQNALRAFGVDATSGEQTSPKSTADMGRNARTRDEK, via the coding sequence GTGTCTGTTTTGCGTTCGTTCTTTCTGCTGCTTGTTTGCCTTGTCTTTACCGCATGGATCCATCCGGCGTCGGGTCTAGCGCAGGCGCCTAGCCGACCGGTTAGCTCCGCTGCCGCGATTAGGATGGCGCCAGGTGTGAAACCGCCCGGTGCGATGCCGCCGGGTGCGATGCCGCCGGGTGCGAATCCGGGTCAGGCAGGAGCAGAAAACAAGGGCGACGAAGGCAAAGAAGAGACCAAGAAGCCGGAGGGGCCCGAACCGAAGGTCATTCGCCGAGACCAAAACGAAGACGAGGATGCGGACCCCGAGGAATTGCGGGCGACCGTCGGCGAAGATGGACGAGTTGCCTTTCAGTTTCGCAATCAACCCTGGGTTGGTCTGGTTCAATGGCTCGCAGAGATCTCGAACAAGCCGCTCGATTGGCTTGAACTGCCAGGCGACCGAGTGAACCTTTCGTCACCAGGACGATACACGGTAGCCGAAACACGCGATCTGTTTAATCGCTATTTATTGGCACGAGGCTACGTCATCTTGGAACTCGATGGTGGGTTGACCGTGGCGAAGACGGAATCGATCAACCCTGCGATTGTGCCGCGAGTGGATCCCGAGAGCCTCGATACGCTTTCGCCGCACACGTTTGTCCGAACATCGCTTGATGTCGCATGGCTGTCGGCTGAGAAACTGTCGGAGGAGCTGAAACCGATGATCAGTTCCAACGGTCGGTTGACCGCCTTGACAACCACCAACCGCATCGAGGTGATGGACGCGGCAATCAACGTGCAACAGATCGCGAATTTGTTGCTACAAGAACGTAGCATCGACAGTCGTGAAGCGCTTGCTCCAGAGTTCAAGCTACGGTACCTACCAGCGGAGGAAGCGAAAAAGATGCTCGAAGAGTTTTTAGGCGTCGAGAAAAAAAGTGCGGCGCCGATGACGCCTCAGCAGATGCAAATGATGCAGCAGATGCGGCAGCGAAGCGGTGGCGAGGCGCCGCCAACGCCCGAGAAAAAAACGGAAATCTCGATTGTCGCCAACACGCGTCAAAATTCCGTCATCATTCGGGCGCCGGAAGACCGTGTCATGATCGCGAGTGAGTTTATCAAACGAATTGACGTGCCGAGTCAGTCCGTTGCCTCCCTTTCGGACATCGAGAGCCGCATTCAAGTCTATCGGCTCGCCTCGCTCGATCCCGAGAAGTTGGTCGACATTGTGGGTGAGATGAACATCCTAGAGCCATCGACTCGTATCCGCGTCGACGAAGACAATAACGCCCTGATCGTGTCAGGCTCCCCAGCCGATCGTTTTATCATCCAGTCCCTGATCGAACGACTTGACGGCAGCGGACGCAGTTTCCAGGTGCTGCAACTGCGACGACTCGATGCAGGCGAAGTGACGGAGTCGATCGCTTTTCTGATGGGACAGAAGAACGAGGACGACAAGAACAGCCGGAACCAGCGTTACTCGTGGTACGGCTATGGCAACGAAGAGGAAGAGGAGGACAAGGATGAATTCCGTGTCGCTGCCAACAGCCGGTACCGACAGGTGTTGTTGTGGGCCAACCCGATGGAGATGGAGCAAGTTGAATCGTTGTTGATCAAATTGGGCGAGTTGCCTCCACCCGGTGGCAGCGACCGCACCATCCGGGTCATCGATGCCTCGGCGACTCCCGAAACGCTGGAGTATTTAAAACGATTGAAGAGGCAATGGAGCCAATTGGCCCCGAACCCATTAGAGCTGCCGGAGACGGAAGACTTCATCGATCCGAATCGTTCGCCGACGTCCGACGATTCCGATGCGACCGACACCGAAGAGGTCAACGAAGTCGCGAAGGAAGCTGATTTGGCGAACTCCGGTGCCCAACGGGGCTATCGGTTGACCGCGATGCAATCACCTGAATTGGCCCCAGAGCAACCGACGCCATCGGAGAACCCAACCGACGAAGCGCCGCCGATTCGATCGAGCCGTGATTTCGATCGCATGTTTGGCGATGTCAAAAAAGTGCCCAATGCAAATTCAGCGGCCGGCCCACCGGCTGCGGTTCGCATTGAGCTCGATCCCTCAGGCAACTTGGTCTTGAGCAGTAGTGATACCAAAGCACTCGATCGACTCGAGGATTTGATGTTGCAAATCTCGCCCCCGAAACGCCCCTACCATGTTTTCAAAATCAAACATGCGACGGCGTATTGGATGCGGCTGAACTTGGAAGAGTATTTCGAGGACGAGGACGAGAAAAAGGACTCCGCTTCGGATTCGTTCTATCGTTATTACTGGGATATCGACTCAGACACCAGCGACGATGGGCCGACGGGGCTGGGCAAAGGCAACAAGATGAGGTTCATTGACGATGCCGACACCAGCACGTTGGTGGTCACGGGAGCCACCTCCGACCAGCTTCGAACGATTGCCGATTTGATCGATCTTTGGGACACCGAAGAGCCGGCTAACAAGCGAAAATCTCGCTACACCAAGCTGGTGTCGATCCGTTTTGGCAAGGCCGATAAAATTGCCGAGACGGTGAAGGAGGCCTACCGAGACCTGCTCAGCAGCAATGACAAAACCTTTCAAGGCGGCGGCAAGCAGGGTGCGAGCGGAGGCCCAGGAAACGGGGCTCAGAAGAACCGCGACGGGGGCGGAAGCGGTTTTGTGGAAACCGAGGGAGGGCGTGATGGTGGCGGTGCCGATTTTTCATTCAAAGGTAAGCTGTCACTTGGAGTGGATAGCGTAGGAAACTCGCTATTGGTCAGCACCGAGGGAGAACCGCTACTTGAGTTGGTTTGCGAAATGATCGAGAAACTCGACGATGCGGCCCGTCCAAGCGGCGAAGTCCAAGTGGTCGAATTGCCCGCAGAGATTAGTGGTGAATCACTTCAGAATGCGCTGCGTGCGTTCGGCGTTGACGCAACCAGTGGTGAACAAACCAGTCCAAAGTCAACCGCGGACATGGGGCGAAACGCGAGGACGCGCGACGAAAAATAG